A genomic region of Aspergillus oryzae RIB40 DNA, chromosome 1 contains the following coding sequences:
- a CDS encoding putative choline transport protein (amino acid transporters), with product MAAAEGQEPKKAGAIESAAEDQSPGELINASGHRQELDRNFSLLSICAVAVTTGNTWIAQGGSVHRECLRPVVVRLTMILCRSIQCGFANIKSVYHWASITAGKYGRACGFFAGFWNCLAWILGAASMSAILGQQTVSMYALMHPGFVPQSWHIFVSFIICTWLCCAIVLFMNRFLPHIGNLGMFFILAGVFITIIVCAVMPHVNGTGYASNSDVWRTWQNGTGYSSEGFVFVAGMLNGAYSVGTPDCSTHLAEEIPRPSRNIPKAVLAQMTVGFITGVLYMVAVFYSITDLDAVISSVYGFPLAEIYHQATGSRGGALGLLIVAFLPTVVTCAGCYITAGRTLWTISRDRATPFSGWLARINTRMHNPFNATLVCGVIVTILACIYVGSTTAFNAFVGCFVQLSSLSYCAAILPHLLTRRSTFTPGHFWMGRIGYVINALSCIYILAFVVIFCFPYALPTDAASMNYASLLTGGLTIFVTIWWLFRMRSYEGPKFVPLTDKVLMDDAK from the exons ATGGCAGCTGCGGAGGGGCAAGAGCCAAAAAAAGCGGGAGCTATCGAATCGGCGGCGGAGGACCAGTCACCGGGAGAATTGATTAATGCATCCGGACATCGTCAGGAACTCGACCGGAACTTCAGTTTGCTAAGTATTTGTGCCGTGGCTGTTACGACCGGAAATACATGGATCGCACAAGGAGGCAGTGTT CATCGGGAATGCCTTCGGCCAGTGGTGGTACGTTTAACAATGATCTTATGTCGCTCGATTCAATGTGGTTTCGCTAATATCAAGTCAGTGTACCACTGGGCCTCCATCACAGCGGGGAAGTATGGCCGAGCATGCGGTTTTTTCGCGGGCTTCTGGAACTGTCTGGCCTGGATCCTCGGTGCTGCTTCTATGTCTGCTATTTTGGGACAGCAGACTGTCTCCATGTATGCCCTGATGCATCCCGGATTCGTGCCCCAGTCGTGGCACATATTTGTCAGCTTTATCATCTGTACATGGCTTTGCTGCGCCATCGTCCTTTTCATGAACCGGTTTCTCCCGCATATCGGCAACCTTGGAatgttcttcatccttgcGGGTGTGTTCATTACAATCATTGTCTGTGCCGTCATGCCCCATGTGAACGGTACTGGCTACGCATCAAATTCGGATGTGTGGCGTACTTGGCAAAACGGTACTGGATATTCTAGCGAGGGATTTGTCTTCGTTGCCGGTATGCTCAATGGTGCTTACAGCGTGGGCACGCCTGACTGTTCGACCCATCTTGCAGAGGAGATCCCCAG ACCGAGTCGGAACATCCCCAAGGCCGTCCTCGCCCAGATGACGGTCGGTTTTATTACCGGCGTCCTCTACATGGTTGCAGTGTTCTACTCGATTACCGATCTAGATGCAGTTATCTCAAGCGTCTATGGCTTTCCTCTAGCCGAAATCTATCATCAGGCGACGGGGTCTAGGGGAGGAGCCCTTGGTTTACTCATTGTGGCTTTTCTCCCAACCGTTGTTACATGCGCCGGCTGTTATATCACTGCTGGCCGTACTCTGTGGACCATCTCCCGCGATAGAGCGACTCCGTTCTCCGGCTGGCTTGCGCGCATCAACACCCGTATGCACAACCCTTTCAATGCTACTCTTGTTTGTGGTGTGATCGTCACAATCCTCGCCTGTATCTATGTCGGCTCCACCACCGCCTTCAACGCTTTCGTCGGCTGCTTCGTGCAATTGTCCAGTCTTTCCTACTGCGCCGCCATTCTTCCACACCTTTTAACTCGTCGTTCTACATTCACCCCGGGCCATTTCTGGATGGGGCGCATTGGCTATGTTATTAACGCCTTGTCCTGCATCTATATTCTCGCTTTTGTCGTGATCTTCTGCTTCCCGTATGCTTTGCCCACCGACGCGGCTTCGATGAATTACGCTAGTCTGCTGACCGGAGGATTGACAATATTTGTGACCATCTGGTGGCTCTTCCGGATGAGATCCTATGAAGGACCGAAATTCGTCCCTTTGACAGACAAGGTGTTGATGGATGACGCTAAATAA